In Anolis carolinensis isolate JA03-04 unplaced genomic scaffold, rAnoCar3.1.pri scaffold_114, whole genome shotgun sequence, one genomic interval encodes:
- the LOC134295233 gene encoding cytoskeleton-associated protein 2-like isoform X3, whose product MSAWSRSLRFGGRQTERERPKPSRSAEENAAAAERRRQLDEFLAQKGRPRPAGGRPYLKDRTNGQALAPSRPDSVARTKHREAAPSKPKAAPVKKAVPGAPHRPATKEPPAAGSRFPREPPSQTHPEKPLRNDHNKGKQKAEDGKENAVVGVTAVRPTQKRAVSRPAFGSHASKQSVHLGSKGTFSLNSANPKKKHQTPPPGKKPSAHPRSHSAAPKSGAERKQGNFRQQPRTPNAKPRPRTSAVHTAPASGGLRNGRREPPKPKHPDVGPGQELKTPSAPDRRKLLEDWVASRGRTYKRPPMRPAAPKPPKAKSSLNLAFWGSLEEEEEKEEAEKEEQHLANEITHTLAECRKLAEEGLPEEQILAALTRIPQVERFAQFWVCKATLEAQRGSLDVAGLYEAALSAGATPLQELRDAVTGILKNVKAPSRGERAMGSLCTRDPEPVSPSGVCFPSTPAASPVPEEDVDPPQTPQQSPPWAKPCSAIKLQILSLPRSSKRSPWPEVRLLTPVRRSLRIEGATASYPQMLRDHDPVVSSLEEIVAADHGSQFLFRSNTALPRAVRVADFVTGRATCGHNATPATTKASLPR is encoded by the exons GCCCTACTTGAAGGACAGGACCAATGGGCAGGCCTTGGCTCCCTCCAGACCGGACTCG GTGGCCAGGACGAAGCACAGGGAAGCCGCCCCAAGCAAACCCAAGGCGGCCCCCGTCAAGAAAGCGGTGCCCGGAGCGCCCCACCGCCCTGCGACAAAGGAGCCCCCAGCGGCTGGGTCCCGCTTTCCCCGGGAGCCCCCCTCCCAAACCCACCCTGAGAAGCCACTCAGGAATGACCACAACAAAGGAAAACAGAAGGCAGAGGATGGGAAAGAGAATGCCGTTGTTGGAGTGACCGCAGTCCGACCGACTCAAAAGAGGGCTGTTTCCAGACCGGCGTTTGGAAGCCATGCATCCAAGCAATCTGTACATTTGGGGAGTAAGGGGACATTCTCCCTGAACTCAGCAAATCCTAAAAAGAAGCACCAAACTCCCCCGCCAGGCAAGAAGCCCTCCGCCCATCCAAGGAGCCATTCGGCTGCACCCAAAAGCGGAGCCGAGAGGAAGCAAGGCAACTTCAGGCAACAGCCGAGGACCCCCAATGCAAAGCCTAGACCCCGGACCTCTGCCGTCCACACAGCTCCTGCCTCTGGGGGGCTCCGAAATGGCAGGAGAGAGCCCCCCAAACCCAAGCACCCGGATGTGGGCCCAGGCCAAGAGCTCAAGACCCCTTCTGCTCCCGACCGGAG GAAGCTGCTGGAGGACTGGGTGGCGTCCCGAGGAAGGACCTACAAGAGGCCCCCCATGCGCCCCGCTGCCCCGAAGCCTCCGAAGGCAAAGTCCAGCCTGAACCTCGCCTTCTGGGGctccttggaggaggaggaggagaaagaggaagcggAGAAGGAGGAGCAGCACCTGGCCAACGAGATCACACACACCTTGGCAGAGTGCCGGAAGCTGGCCGAAGAG GGCCTTCCTGAAGAGCAGATCCTCGCAGCGCTGACCCGCATCCCGCAAGTGGAGAGGTTTGCCCAGTTCTGGGTCTGCAAAGCCACGCTAGAGGCGCAGAGGGGCTCCTTGGACGTGGCAGGGCTCTACGAAGCCGCCCTCTCCGCTGGGGCCACG CCGCTGCAGGAGCTGCGAGATGCTGTCACGGGTATTTTGAAGAATGTCAAGGCACCGTCCAGGGGTGAGCGTGCCATGGGATCCCTTTGCACGAGAGACCCGGAGCCTGTGAGCCCTTCTGGAGTGTGTTTCCCTTCGACCCCTGCAGCCAGCCCTGTTCCAGAGGAAGatgtggaccctccccagactcCTCAGCAAAGCCCACCGTGGGCTAAGCCCTGCTCGGCCATCAAGCTCCAGATCCTTTCCCTGCCCAG GTCCAGCAAGCGAAGCCCTTGGCCAGAGGTGAGACTCCTGACCCCCGTGCGACGGTCCCTGCGCATTGAAGGCGCCACCGCTTCCTACCCACAGATGCTGAGGGACCACGACCCTGTCGTCTCCTCCCTGGAGGAAATCGTGGCCGCAGACCACGGGAGCCAATTCCTCTTCCGCAGCAACACAGCTCTGCCCAGAGCGGTGAGAGTGGCCGACTTTGTGACTGGACGGGCCACCTGTGGGCACAATGCCACCCCGGCCACGACGAAAGCATCATTGCCACGTTGA